The following is a genomic window from Manihot esculenta cultivar AM560-2 chromosome 9, M.esculenta_v8, whole genome shotgun sequence.
AACCATTGttataaattgaaattattgATGATCCATCCTtgcaatatattttatatttaaatggtTAAACATTTATACAATTAATATAAACTCACAATGTAAAATGTgaggaaaaattaaataaaattcctCCACCAAcactaattaatataaaattttcaatcattatttaatttatatgttaattcTTAGTTTCTTCAAACAAATATAACACTTCTCCGCTGGAAGATCATCATGCTTCCActaatcaaattattaaattaatgatcTATTTTAAGTTTtgcccttttttatttttttaattatgaatattaaaaagttaataggtATAACTTTTCTACCCTGATATAAATTCGCAGATATGGCATCAAATTTAAATGTACCCATCACTATATTATtcgatgaaaagaaaaaaaagaagaaggtaattttaataattaagagCGATGGTATtcagtttaaataaaaaaatcgatcaaatttaaattaatttaaaattttagtttgatttattattcatttcagtacggtttaattttaattttaaaatttttcatttattttgattttgttcgattttgatcagaaaaaattaaaaaaactgaactaaataattaataataataatatattatttttaataatatagagagattagatcacatttaggttaaaatatttcaattaaattttaaaatgttaaaaataaagtgtaaaaaataaaaagttcattaaaaatttaattcgatcaaaccgaattaagatcagttcagtttgatttgatttttaatcaaaattgattcgattcgatttttataaatactaaaattttaattttcattttattcgattcgattcgattttgaaccgaaccatACTAATAATATTGAGTTTGCTCTAAGTTAATTACTAAGGATTATATATCTTTTAGAGAACAAATGGGTCATATAATCATATACTacttttgcatgatttcaaaTAATTGTCAAAGCAAATgctcaaaggaaaaaaaagaaaaagaaggtaAGAAATAGTAAGGAAATGATTTCTAAGGCTAAAATCttttgagtttaaattttaGTCAAAGCAAATTGTGTATAAAAAAGTTGTAATTAGTCAGAGCGAAATGGGCTTCTCTTCAACAAAGGAACCAGGGCTTGAAGAGAAGCCCATTGTTAGTGTTGGCAATCAAAGAGGCTAAAACGTTAAaccctttttttaaaaaaaaaatctctctctAAGCTAAAACGTTAAGCTTAAATTGTCCAATTCAAGATCAGGACACTTGAATTCTTGCCTGCCTCTTCATTCCGGATAAGGTTTCCTTCCATTTTCTCTACCATTTTCTTTCCCACATTTTCGAAACAACCAAAATACTTCATCAAGAAATAAATAACAGCTAACAATttgaggagaaaaaaaaaagttaaaaccaAAAGAAAGCAACCTTCCTCTTATCCCAAACTCTTCAGAAGTGAGACCTTATCGATTTCCTTCAATTCCCCAAGACATGATTTTCTTGGAAACTTTTCCTCCTTACCCACCAAACTATATCTgatttccttcaattttctgttattttctttcttgcacaagtcaaaaagagaagaaagatgTCAACTTTGGGGGTGAATTCTCACATTTTGTACAGAGAAGTGTATCAGTATCACCACATAGACCAACACCAGCAGCAGTTATGGAGTGGTGGCGGCGCCGGCTGCTCATTATTACAAACAACTTCTGGGTGTTGTAATTGGTTTGATAGTAGAAATAATGGAAGGTGTTGTAAAAGGATTTCAAAGAGAGACTTGAGAGTAGAAGCATTTTGGCCAGATATAACAAGACCTACTGCTGTAGACATGGAACCCATCAACGATTCCGAGCATCTTGATCAGATTCTACTCCAGGCTCAGGAAGTTTCCCAGCCAATTCTCATCGATTGGTATGTAACTCGGCAATCTTTCATTGGTCTACGTTATCTAGTTTAACAAATTGATGATCTCAAATTCAGATATCAATTGTGGGTTGtgcttttaattttataggATGGCTGCTTGGTGCCGGAAATGCATCTATTTGAAGCCTAAGTTGGAGAAATTAGCTGCTGAATATGATACCAAGTAactcttttctctctctatccCTTTCCTGTGCTTGCATATTGGTGGAGTAAACAGTTGGGATTTCTTAAAATATCTAAGCTAGAAAATATCCTAAGGATATTTTTGACTTTTGACACGTAATTAACTGTTGAAATAGTAAATGGGTTTTCAAAATTTTGAGAGAAATTTTCTGTTTTTGATCTTGTTTAATGCATATAGGATCAAGTTTTACTTTGTGGATGTCAACAAGGTGCCTCAATCTCTAGTGAAGCGAGGAAACATATCTGTACGTTTGATAATTCTCACCtctctattaattaattatttttgttttcttcttaTGATCATCATCTAAGTTTTCTTCTTCTAATGACACTTGTTTTCTTTATTGTAATCGCCAGAAAATGCCCACAATACAGGTACTTTTTCACCTTCAAGTTTTGCTTTACTGTAATAAATTTACTAGATAAATTAACTTGGAAATTTGAATGAATGGTATTGCAGCTATGGAAGGATGGAGAGATGAAAGCAGAAGTAATTGGAGGACACAAGGCCTGGCTTGTGATTGAAGAAGTGAGAGAAATGATTCAAAAATTTGTATGATAATATATGTGTCTGTATTCCTGATTAAGCTTGTAATCTTACATGTATATACATAAGGTTCTATTCCATATTCTTCTTTAAAAGG
Proteins encoded in this region:
- the LOC110622255 gene encoding thioredoxin-like 3-1, chloroplastic — translated: MSTLGVNSHILYREVYQYHHIDQHQQQLWSGGGAGCSLLQTTSGCCNWFDSRNNGRCCKRISKRDLRVEAFWPDITRPTAVDMEPINDSEHLDQILLQAQEVSQPILIDWMAAWCRKCIYLKPKLEKLAAEYDTKIKFYFVDVNKVPQSLVKRGNISKMPTIQLWKDGEMKAEVIGGHKAWLVIEEVREMIQKFV